A region of Methyloversatilis discipulorum DNA encodes the following proteins:
- a CDS encoding tetratricopeptide repeat protein — protein MMRRALCLLLAAHGLPASADTPPAASVKAALSGVVTVRAIDIEDRIAGEGSGVVIAGATVITNCHVIRYAKSISVNDGKKTHSARWTLGDIERDLCRLEVDTLDAPAVTQRAGATLAIGDRVHAIGNPLGLGVSVSSGLVSNLLTGDSAPIIVVSASLSPGSSGGGLFDDQGRLVGITTGTMVAGQNTNIALPSEWITDLARTGTPPPPPFVVPEAEPRWAEEAERLRDSRDMAALAEWASRWIDALPDASEAWRLRGLARMNLGRYDEAERDQLRALELHERNAAAWVELGDVRFAGKRPAEASAALARAREILPFSGYPHRVEGRWRMQQGDAQAANALAQQAVKRNPNDDDAWALLAESHDALGQPAEAARAWRIALRHRPGEVSWSAALARSLKAAGQTEQARAVLSTASSGSENVATLIALAHESLAQSRYTEAEQALRKALAIAPASNDAAAPLGALLMDSGRTEEGRKMIDAVLARDPDHREAQLSLARHLANTGDRAGAAKLRQRVVARHPDDVAALRELNQVQSQLGDWPGALASARNLARLPGATAPDQIALSEAALRAGLVDESRTALTRAEAAAPDSLEVLLARCAQYGREQDHARSLDYATRATQRHPTAGPAWSSKGYVLILLGRPAEAVEALEVAVRLDPQTVNGWINLGHALMLKREVGRAIEVLERAEQLAPESPDGQFFLGQAYGQNRQFAKGIAVLDRLTARYPGFLNAWHVKALVHANARDAAGLRSSYLGLRQQNVAAAQSLRNDILTKMPDFAAAVSDP, from the coding sequence ATGATGCGCCGCGCCCTCTGCCTGCTGCTCGCCGCCCACGGCCTGCCCGCCTCGGCCGACACGCCACCGGCGGCATCGGTAAAAGCCGCGCTGTCCGGGGTGGTGACCGTCCGTGCCATCGACATCGAGGACCGTATCGCCGGCGAAGGCAGCGGTGTGGTGATCGCAGGCGCGACCGTCATCACCAATTGCCATGTCATCCGCTACGCGAAATCGATCTCCGTCAATGACGGCAAGAAGACACACAGCGCCCGCTGGACCCTCGGCGATATCGAGCGCGATCTGTGCCGGCTCGAGGTCGACACGCTCGACGCGCCTGCGGTCACGCAGCGGGCGGGTGCCACGCTCGCTATCGGCGATCGGGTGCATGCGATCGGCAACCCGCTCGGCCTGGGTGTCTCGGTCAGCAGTGGCCTGGTATCCAATCTGCTGACGGGCGACAGCGCCCCGATCATCGTCGTGTCGGCGTCGCTGTCGCCGGGCTCAAGCGGCGGCGGCCTGTTCGACGACCAGGGCCGGCTGGTCGGCATCACCACCGGCACCATGGTGGCGGGACAGAACACGAATATCGCGCTGCCATCCGAGTGGATCACCGATCTTGCCCGGACCGGCACGCCGCCGCCGCCGCCCTTCGTCGTGCCCGAAGCGGAGCCGCGCTGGGCGGAAGAGGCAGAGCGGCTGCGCGATTCACGCGACATGGCGGCACTGGCCGAATGGGCGAGCCGCTGGATCGACGCCCTGCCCGATGCGTCCGAGGCCTGGCGACTGCGCGGACTGGCGAGGATGAACCTCGGCCGCTACGACGAAGCCGAGCGCGACCAGCTGCGCGCACTCGAACTGCACGAGCGCAACGCCGCCGCCTGGGTCGAACTGGGCGATGTCCGGTTCGCCGGCAAACGCCCGGCGGAGGCATCCGCCGCCCTCGCCCGTGCGCGCGAGATCCTGCCCTTCTCCGGCTACCCTCATCGGGTCGAAGGCCGATGGCGGATGCAGCAGGGCGACGCGCAAGCTGCCAACGCGCTCGCCCAGCAGGCGGTCAAGCGCAACCCGAATGACGACGATGCCTGGGCGCTGCTGGCCGAGTCGCACGATGCGCTCGGCCAGCCTGCAGAAGCCGCCCGCGCCTGGCGCATCGCCCTGCGGCACCGGCCCGGAGAGGTGTCGTGGTCGGCCGCACTGGCGCGTTCGCTGAAGGCGGCCGGACAGACCGAACAGGCGCGCGCAGTGCTCTCGACCGCAAGTTCCGGCAGCGAAAACGTGGCGACGCTGATCGCGCTCGCGCACGAATCGCTGGCGCAGAGCCGCTATACCGAGGCCGAACAGGCGCTGCGCAAGGCGCTCGCCATCGCCCCTGCCTCCAACGATGCCGCCGCGCCGCTGGGCGCCCTCCTGATGGACAGCGGGCGGACCGAAGAGGGGCGGAAAATGATCGACGCGGTGCTGGCGCGCGACCCGGATCATCGCGAAGCGCAGTTGAGCCTCGCCCGGCATCTGGCCAACACCGGCGACCGCGCGGGCGCCGCAAAACTGCGTCAGCGGGTCGTTGCGCGTCACCCCGATGACGTCGCGGCGCTGCGCGAACTGAATCAGGTGCAGAGCCAGCTCGGCGACTGGCCGGGCGCACTTGCCAGCGCCCGCAATCTGGCCCGTCTGCCCGGCGCCACCGCGCCGGACCAGATCGCGTTGAGCGAGGCAGCGCTGCGTGCCGGGCTGGTGGACGAATCGCGCACTGCATTGACGCGCGCCGAGGCGGCCGCGCCTGACAGTCTTGAAGTGCTGCTCGCCCGCTGCGCGCAATACGGTCGCGAACAGGATCACGCGCGCTCCCTCGACTACGCGACCCGCGCGACCCAGCGCCATCCCACCGCGGGCCCGGCCTGGAGCAGCAAAGGCTATGTACTGATTCTGCTGGGCCGCCCGGCGGAGGCGGTGGAAGCACTCGAAGTCGCGGTGCGGCTTGACCCTCAGACCGTCAACGGCTGGATCAATCTGGGCCACGCACTGATGCTGAAGCGGGAAGTCGGCCGCGCGATCGAAGTGCTGGAGCGCGCCGAGCAACTGGCACCTGAGTCGCCCGACGGTCAGTTCTTCCTCGGTCAGGCTTACGGACAGAACAGGCAGTTCGCCAAGGGCATCGCGGTGCTGGACCGCCTGACGGCACGCTACCCCGGCTTCCTGAACGCCTGGCACGTGAAGGCTCTGGTACACGCCAACGCGCGCGACGCCGCCGGCCTGCGCAGCAGCTACCTCGGTTTGCGCCAGCAGAACGTCGCCGCAGCACAGTCACTGCGTAACGACATCCTGACGAAGATGCCGGATTTCGCGGCGGCGGTGAGCGATCCCTGA
- a CDS encoding Smr/MutS family protein: protein MSSKKRRHPKAPVLPSEEDIALFRQAVVGVQPITTDRVLLETPPPRAWPLQREADDMSVLAESLRGPLSIDLRLEGGEEPSFLRSGLTRQVLRDLRRGRWVSQGQIDLHGATRDAAHDLVVEFLHDAHRRGMRCVRVIHGKGLGSPGREPVLKGLVLGWLMHRPEVLAFCQARPHEGGAGALMVLLKPAARD, encoded by the coding sequence ATGTCGTCGAAAAAGCGGCGCCACCCGAAGGCGCCGGTACTGCCCAGCGAAGAGGACATCGCGCTGTTCCGGCAGGCGGTGGTCGGCGTACAGCCGATCACCACTGACCGCGTATTGCTCGAAACGCCACCGCCCCGCGCCTGGCCGCTGCAGCGCGAGGCCGACGACATGTCGGTGCTGGCCGAGTCGCTGCGCGGACCGCTGTCGATCGACCTGCGGCTGGAAGGCGGCGAAGAGCCGTCCTTCCTGCGCAGCGGACTGACGCGCCAGGTGCTGCGCGACCTGCGGCGCGGACGCTGGGTGTCGCAGGGGCAGATCGACCTGCACGGCGCCACGCGCGACGCGGCGCACGACCTGGTGGTCGAATTCCTGCACGACGCACACCGCCGCGGCATGCGCTGCGTGCGGGTGATCCACGGAAAGGGTCTGGGCTCGCCCGGCCGCGAGCCGGTGCTGAAAGGACTGGTGCTGGGCTGGTTGATGCACCGCCCGGAGGTGCTGGCCTTCTGTCAGGCCCGGCCGCACGAGGGTGGGGCCGGGGCGCTGATGGTGCTGCTGAAACCGGCCGCCCGCGACTGA
- the orn gene encoding oligoribonuclease translates to MAQDPTHLVWLDMEMTGLDPDNDRVIELACVVTDANLEVIAEGPVLVVHQSDEVLGGMDSWNTATHGKSGLTERVRASTLDENEAAAQMIAFLSQYVPERTSPICGNSICQDRRFLARHMPTLEAWFHYRNLDVSTLKELCKRWRPQLAAQFKKAQRHEALADIYESIDELKFYREHFLRME, encoded by the coding sequence ATGGCACAGGACCCCACACATCTCGTCTGGCTGGACATGGAAATGACCGGTCTGGACCCGGACAACGACCGCGTGATCGAACTGGCCTGCGTGGTCACCGATGCGAACCTCGAAGTGATCGCCGAGGGCCCGGTTCTGGTGGTGCACCAGTCCGACGAAGTGCTCGGCGGCATGGACAGCTGGAACACCGCCACCCACGGCAAGTCCGGCCTGACCGAGCGCGTACGCGCTTCGACGCTGGACGAGAACGAGGCGGCCGCGCAGATGATCGCCTTCCTGAGCCAGTACGTACCCGAGCGCACCAGCCCGATCTGCGGCAACTCGATCTGCCAGGACCGCCGTTTCCTCGCCCGCCACATGCCGACGCTCGAAGCCTGGTTCCACTACCGCAACCTCGACGTGTCGACGCTGAAGGAACTGTGCAAGCGCTGGCGGCCGCAACTGGCCGCGCAGTTCAAGAAGGCGCAGCGGCACGAGGCGCTGGCCGACATCTACGAATCGATAGACGAACTGAAGTTCTACCGCGAACACTTCCTGCGCATGGAGTGA
- a CDS encoding tetratricopeptide repeat protein: protein MSARTAPHSTLRTKTVILISVAMMLSGSANGGSGPRAVFERASSSVYELYLQDENGVAEAVASALSLGGGRFVTRCETGWNPQQHTLQLRKDSTVLIARLESRDAQNALCALVADGARKLPAPKLAGLPSAGDTVYAVSNGLGLGTGISEGVVSAIRGANNERRIQFTAAISPGSEGGGLFDASGALIGMIETSRREGQNINFAIEARQLAGVAQRAAVIDAAAQEQARLAAEAERLVAEQKWSELLQHADRWAKRHRTSVDAQIARAQANEGMNRVPAAEAAYRAALALDGSHRQAAFGLCRTLIGQQKTDDALTAARQLTADFGDELDAWLMLAYAQRMAKRLDEAEASYRHAQQLYPWSSGPLEGLAHIAALRGDTAASLDYRRRAHHLARNDTGAVMRLADAYLAARKPERALELILGQGPSAETDGDLLYFRGRALAALGRPQESSRVLRLSLEHKPLSPAWVWSAIGENAYAQQRWTEAIASFRKAIALSPEEPLWRWRLGLALKDSAHFDEAMEIFKRWAKDFPKDPDGWRQIGFLHASANRNADAVKSLEHAISIDPSQTQVWHVLVEVYYKLDRYDDARRAYGRLRELDRERADLAYLCCIVPLEITR, encoded by the coding sequence ATGTCCGCCCGCACCGCCCCGCACAGCACGCTGCGCACGAAGACCGTCATCCTGATTTCAGTCGCCATGATGCTGTCGGGGTCCGCCAACGGAGGGTCCGGCCCACGCGCCGTGTTCGAGCGCGCCTCGTCCAGCGTGTACGAGTTGTATCTGCAGGACGAGAACGGCGTTGCCGAGGCCGTCGCCAGTGCGCTGTCACTGGGCGGCGGTCGTTTCGTCACCCGCTGCGAAACCGGCTGGAACCCGCAACAGCACACCCTGCAACTGCGCAAGGACAGCACGGTCCTCATTGCACGGCTGGAGTCGCGCGACGCGCAGAACGCACTGTGTGCGCTGGTCGCCGACGGGGCCCGCAAGCTGCCGGCACCCAAGCTCGCCGGCCTGCCGTCGGCCGGGGACACCGTCTATGCCGTCAGTAACGGCCTCGGACTTGGCACCGGCATTTCCGAGGGCGTCGTGTCGGCGATACGCGGCGCCAACAACGAACGGCGCATCCAGTTCACGGCAGCCATCTCACCGGGCTCTGAAGGTGGCGGCCTGTTCGACGCCAGCGGCGCGCTGATCGGCATGATCGAAACGTCCAGGCGCGAAGGCCAGAACATCAATTTCGCCATCGAGGCCCGCCAGCTTGCCGGCGTTGCCCAGCGCGCCGCCGTCATCGACGCGGCCGCCCAGGAACAGGCGCGCCTTGCCGCCGAGGCCGAGCGCCTCGTCGCGGAGCAGAAATGGAGCGAACTGCTGCAGCATGCCGATCGCTGGGCCAAGCGTCACCGCACGAGCGTGGACGCGCAGATCGCGCGGGCACAGGCCAACGAGGGCATGAACAGGGTGCCGGCGGCCGAGGCCGCCTATCGCGCCGCACTCGCGCTGGACGGCAGCCATCGCCAGGCGGCCTTCGGCCTGTGCCGCACCCTGATCGGGCAGCAGAAGACCGACGACGCGCTGACCGCTGCCCGTCAGCTGACCGCCGATTTCGGCGACGAGCTCGACGCATGGCTGATGCTGGCTTACGCGCAAAGGATGGCGAAACGCCTCGATGAAGCGGAAGCGTCCTACCGTCACGCTCAGCAGTTGTATCCGTGGTCGAGCGGCCCGCTTGAGGGCCTCGCCCACATTGCAGCGCTTCGCGGCGACACCGCTGCGTCGCTCGACTATCGCAGGCGAGCGCACCACCTCGCGCGGAACGACACGGGCGCAGTGATGCGACTCGCCGACGCATACCTGGCGGCCCGGAAGCCGGAACGGGCACTGGAGCTCATCCTCGGGCAAGGCCCGTCGGCGGAAACCGATGGCGACCTGCTGTATTTCCGCGGCCGCGCGCTGGCGGCGCTCGGGCGTCCGCAGGAATCGTCGCGGGTGCTCAGGCTCAGCCTTGAGCACAAGCCCCTTTCACCCGCCTGGGTGTGGTCCGCCATCGGCGAGAACGCGTATGCCCAGCAGCGATGGACGGAGGCGATCGCCTCTTTCCGCAAGGCGATCGCGCTGTCGCCGGAAGAACCCCTGTGGCGCTGGCGGCTCGGTCTCGCACTGAAGGACTCCGCACATTTCGACGAAGCGATGGAAATCTTCAAGCGCTGGGCCAAGGACTTCCCCAAGGATCCGGACGGCTGGCGACAGATCGGATTCCTCCACGCCAGCGCGAACCGGAATGCCGACGCGGTGAAGTCACTGGAGCACGCCATCTCGATCGACCCGTCGCAGACCCAGGTCTGGCATGTGCTGGTCGAGGTCTACTACAAGCTCGATCGCTACGACGACGCCCGGCGGGCATACGGCCGGCTGCGCGAACTCGATCGCGAGCGCGCCGATCTCGCCTACCTCTGCTGCATCGTACCGCTGGAGATCACGCGATGA
- a CDS encoding Crp/Fnr family transcriptional regulator, translating into MFSGLPDSSLEPVAKVANMRRVPRGSIVVRAGDKTDFVYLVLSGSLKVLVSDEEGREVILSMLGPGELFGEMGVLDDNPRSATVVTVVPSDLIVIAKSDFKRVLQENFEVSMFIMRNLVARLRTADRKIESLALMDVYGRVARLLLEMADDVNGEKVVNRKISKQDIAKMIGASREMVSRVMKDLHLQGLIEETNGKILLRERLETV; encoded by the coding sequence ATGTTCAGCGGTCTGCCCGACAGCAGCCTCGAACCGGTTGCCAAGGTCGCGAACATGCGGCGTGTGCCGCGCGGCTCCATTGTCGTGCGTGCCGGTGACAAGACGGATTTCGTATATCTGGTGCTTTCCGGCAGTCTCAAGGTGCTGGTCAGCGACGAAGAGGGCCGCGAGGTCATCCTGTCGATGCTGGGCCCGGGCGAACTGTTCGGCGAAATGGGTGTGCTCGACGACAACCCGCGCTCCGCCACCGTAGTCACCGTGGTGCCGAGCGACCTCATCGTGATCGCCAAGAGCGATTTCAAGCGCGTGCTGCAGGAGAACTTCGAAGTGTCGATGTTCATCATGCGCAATCTGGTGGCCCGTCTGCGCACCGCCGACCGCAAGATCGAAAGCCTGGCGCTGATGGACGTGTATGGCCGTGTCGCCCGCCTGCTGCTCGAAATGGCGGACGACGTGAATGGCGAGAAGGTGGTGAACCGCAAGATTTCGAAGCAGGACATCGCAAAAATGATCGGCGCGTCGCGCGAAATGGTGTCGCGCGTGATGAAGGACCTGCACCTGCAGGGCCTGATCGAGGAAACCAACGGCAAGATCCTGCTGCGCGAGCGGCTCGAAACCGTCTGA
- a CDS encoding M48 family metallopeptidase, giving the protein MLTEIFVAALVLTTGVRLWLATRHRAHVAAHRSEVPVAFREAIPLEAHQKAADYTVARASLGRADVVIGALWLLVLTLGGGLQWMFDLAGSLAGDGMVRDLVFIGIVAFASSLIDLPVLMWRTFVIEQRFGFNKMTLGMFFGDQIKHGLIGAAIGAPAVAAVLWIMDSLGAAWWVYAWAFWLTFSLAMMVLYPTFIAPLFNKFEPMPAGELRSRIEALLERCGFRSDGLFVMDGSRRSAHGNAYFTGFGKGKRIVFFDTLLNRLGGDEIEAVLAHELGHYKHHHIWKRVGWIAAGSLAFFALLGWLVDAPWFFEQLGVSSQGDAMALTLFALVIPVFSFPLSPLLSLMSRKHEFEADAYAVAQTRADWLVTALVKLYRDNASTLTPDPLYSQFYDSHPPAALRVARLQST; this is encoded by the coding sequence ATGCTCACCGAAATCTTCGTCGCCGCTCTCGTGCTGACCACCGGCGTGCGCCTGTGGCTGGCCACCCGTCACCGCGCCCACGTCGCCGCCCACCGCAGCGAAGTGCCGGTCGCCTTCCGCGAAGCGATCCCGCTCGAAGCCCACCAGAAGGCGGCCGACTACACGGTCGCGCGCGCCAGCCTCGGTCGCGCCGACGTCGTGATCGGCGCGCTGTGGCTGCTGGTGCTGACACTCGGCGGCGGCCTGCAGTGGATGTTCGATCTGGCCGGCAGCCTCGCCGGCGACGGCATGGTGCGCGACCTGGTGTTCATCGGCATCGTCGCCTTCGCTTCGTCGCTGATCGACCTGCCGGTGCTCATGTGGCGCACCTTCGTGATCGAACAGCGCTTCGGCTTCAACAAGATGACGCTGGGCATGTTCTTCGGCGACCAGATCAAGCACGGCCTGATCGGCGCCGCCATCGGCGCGCCGGCCGTCGCCGCGGTGCTGTGGATCATGGACAGCCTGGGCGCTGCCTGGTGGGTGTACGCCTGGGCCTTCTGGCTCACTTTCAGCCTCGCCATGATGGTGCTCTACCCGACCTTCATCGCACCGCTGTTCAACAAGTTCGAGCCGATGCCGGCAGGCGAGCTGCGCAGCCGCATCGAAGCGCTGCTCGAACGCTGCGGCTTCCGCTCCGACGGCCTGTTCGTGATGGACGGCTCGCGTCGCTCGGCGCACGGCAACGCCTACTTCACCGGCTTCGGCAAAGGCAAGCGCATCGTGTTCTTCGACACCCTGCTCAACCGCCTCGGCGGCGACGAGATCGAAGCGGTGCTGGCGCACGAGCTGGGCCACTACAAGCACCACCACATCTGGAAGCGCGTCGGCTGGATCGCCGCCGGCAGCCTCGCTTTCTTCGCCCTGCTCGGCTGGCTGGTCGACGCGCCGTGGTTCTTCGAACAGCTGGGCGTGTCGTCACAGGGCGATGCGATGGCGCTGACGCTGTTCGCGCTGGTGATCCCGGTATTCAGTTTCCCGCTGTCGCCCCTGCTGTCGCTGATGTCGCGCAAGCACGAGTTCGAGGCCGATGCCTACGCCGTGGCGCAGACCCGCGCCGACTGGCTGGTCACCGCGCTGGTCAAGCTGTACCGCGACAACGCGTCGACGCTGACGCCGGACCCGCTGTATTCGCAGTTCTACGATTCCCACCCGCCGGCCGCGCTGCGCGTGGCGCGGCTGCAATCCACCTGA
- a CDS encoding NAD+ synthase translates to MSTLRIAVAQLNCVVGDLDHNASLILDAARRAVEQGADLLLTPELALCGYPPEDLLLRPDFHRACAQALARIAAEAPRDLAVLVGHPHASGECRYNAASLIRGGRVEATYFKMRLPNYEVFDEERYFDAGTQPLVIDVKGVQVGVNICADVWEAGAAEAAAGAGAQLLAVLNASPYHLNKPVTREQVVAERVLATGVPVVYCNLVGGQDELVFDGASFALDRRGRLAWRAPHCREHFATVEFSAGDIVAQPLPPTTTVEQDCYEALVLGVRDYLGKNGFRSALIGLSGGVDSALTLCIAVDAIGAEHVRAVMMPSPYTAQMSLDDSRELVRNLGVRYDEVSIAPAMQTFEQMLQPLFGDVAADTTEENVQARARMIMLMALSNKTGAIVLTTGNKSEMAVGYSTLYGDLAGGFAVIKDIYKTFVYRLCAWRNSRRHDIPDNILTRAPSAELRPNQTDQDSLPAYEILDAIIQAYMERDQSPREIIAAGFAENDVKRVIGLLKRNEYKRRQAPPGVRVTERGFGKDWRYPITNRYRDEH, encoded by the coding sequence ATGAGCACCCTTCGCATCGCCGTTGCGCAACTGAACTGCGTGGTCGGCGATCTCGACCACAACGCCTCGCTCATCCTCGACGCCGCGCGCCGCGCGGTCGAGCAGGGCGCCGACCTGCTGCTGACGCCGGAGCTTGCGCTGTGCGGCTACCCGCCGGAAGACCTGCTGCTGCGCCCGGATTTCCACCGCGCCTGTGCGCAGGCGCTGGCCCGCATCGCTGCGGAGGCACCGCGTGATCTGGCCGTATTGGTGGGGCACCCGCACGCGAGTGGCGAGTGCCGGTACAACGCCGCCAGCCTGATCCGCGGTGGCCGCGTCGAGGCCACCTATTTCAAGATGCGCCTGCCGAACTACGAAGTGTTCGACGAGGAACGCTACTTCGACGCCGGCACGCAGCCGCTGGTGATCGACGTCAAGGGCGTGCAGGTGGGCGTGAACATCTGCGCCGACGTGTGGGAGGCTGGTGCGGCCGAGGCCGCCGCGGGCGCCGGCGCGCAACTGCTGGCCGTGCTCAACGCCTCGCCCTATCACCTGAACAAGCCGGTCACCCGCGAACAGGTGGTGGCGGAGCGCGTGCTCGCCACCGGCGTGCCGGTCGTCTACTGCAATCTGGTCGGCGGTCAGGACGAACTGGTGTTCGACGGCGCCTCGTTCGCGCTCGACCGCCGCGGCCGTCTGGCCTGGCGCGCACCGCACTGCCGCGAACATTTCGCCACCGTTGAATTCAGCGCCGGCGACATCGTCGCCCAACCGCTGCCGCCGACCACCACGGTCGAACAGGACTGTTACGAAGCGCTGGTGCTGGGCGTGCGCGACTATCTCGGCAAGAACGGCTTCCGGTCGGCGCTGATCGGCCTGTCGGGCGGCGTCGATTCGGCGCTGACGCTGTGCATCGCCGTCGACGCCATCGGCGCCGAGCACGTGCGCGCAGTGATGATGCCGTCGCCCTACACCGCGCAGATGAGCCTGGACGACTCGCGCGAACTGGTACGCAATCTCGGCGTGCGCTACGACGAAGTGTCGATCGCCCCCGCGATGCAGACCTTCGAGCAGATGTTGCAACCACTGTTCGGCGACGTTGCCGCCGACACCACCGAAGAGAACGTGCAGGCCCGCGCCCGCATGATCATGCTGATGGCCCTGTCGAACAAGACCGGCGCCATCGTGCTCACCACCGGCAACAAGAGCGAAATGGCGGTCGGCTATTCGACGCTCTACGGCGACCTCGCCGGCGGCTTCGCGGTCATCAAGGATATCTACAAAACCTTCGTCTACCGCCTGTGCGCCTGGCGCAACAGCCGGCGCCATGACATTCCGGACAACATCCTGACCCGCGCGCCGTCGGCCGAACTGCGCCCGAACCAGACCGACCAGGACAGCCTGCCGGCCTACGAAATTCTCGACGCCATCATCCAGGCCTATATGGAGCGCGACCAGTCGCCGCGCGAAATCATCGCCGCCGGCTTCGCCGAGAACGACGTGAAACGGGTGATCGGGCTGTTGAAGCGGAACGAGTACAAGCGCCGCCAGGCGCCGCCGGGCGTGCGAGTGACGGAGCGGGGGTTCGGGAAGGATTGGCGGTATCCGATCACCAATCGTTACCGGGACGAGCACTGA
- a CDS encoding P-II family nitrogen regulator — MKKIEAVIKPFKLDEVREGLSEVGVTGLTVTEVKGFGRQKGHTELYRGAEYVVDFLPKIKIEVIVADETVEPAVEAIIKAARTGKIGDGKIFVMPVEQVVRIRTGESGEAAI; from the coding sequence ATGAAAAAGATCGAAGCAGTCATCAAGCCCTTCAAGCTCGACGAAGTTCGCGAAGGCCTGTCGGAAGTCGGCGTGACCGGCCTGACGGTGACTGAAGTAAAGGGTTTCGGCCGCCAGAAGGGCCATACGGAGCTGTATCGCGGCGCCGAGTACGTCGTCGATTTCCTGCCCAAGATCAAGATCGAGGTCATCGTGGCCGACGAGACGGTCGAGCCGGCGGTCGAGGCCATCATCAAGGCGGCGCGCACCGGCAAGATCGGCGACGGCAAGATTTTCGTGATGCCGGTCGAGCAGGTGGTGCGCATCCGCACCGGTGAATCGGGCGAAGCGGCGATCTGA
- the trxB gene encoding thioredoxin-disulfide reductase, with amino-acid sequence MAARHSRLLILGSGPAGYTAAVYAARANLKPVLITGLAQGGQLMTTTDVDNWPADAEGVQGPDLMARFQRHAERFETEMVFDHIHTAHLKEKPIRLVGDNGEYTCDALIIATGASAKYLGLPSEEAFAGKGVSACATCDGFFYRNQDVAVIGGGNTAVEEALYLANIARHVTVVHRRDKFKSEKILQDKLFEKEKQGKVTIRWHSTLDEVLGDKTGVTGMRIKSTLDGKTEDVALAGVFIAIGHQPNTQLFEGQLDMEGGYIVTQAGRNGNFTATSIPGVFAAGDVQDHIYRQAVTSAGTGCMAALDAERYLDSLGLA; translated from the coding sequence ATGGCTGCTCGTCACTCCCGTCTCCTCATCCTCGGCTCGGGGCCGGCCGGCTACACCGCCGCCGTCTACGCCGCCCGCGCCAACCTCAAGCCGGTGCTGATCACCGGCCTGGCCCAGGGCGGTCAGCTGATGACCACGACCGACGTCGACAACTGGCCGGCCGACGCCGAAGGCGTCCAGGGCCCGGACCTGATGGCCCGCTTCCAGCGCCACGCCGAGCGCTTCGAGACGGAAATGGTGTTCGACCACATCCATACCGCCCATCTGAAGGAAAAGCCGATCCGCCTGGTCGGCGACAACGGTGAGTACACCTGCGACGCCCTCATCATCGCTACCGGTGCCAGCGCCAAATACCTCGGCCTGCCGTCGGAAGAAGCGTTCGCCGGCAAGGGCGTGTCGGCCTGCGCAACCTGCGACGGCTTCTTCTACCGCAACCAGGACGTGGCGGTTATCGGCGGCGGCAATACCGCGGTCGAGGAAGCACTGTATCTGGCGAACATTGCACGCCATGTGACGGTGGTGCACCGCCGCGACAAGTTCAAGTCGGAAAAGATCCTGCAGGACAAGCTGTTCGAGAAGGAGAAGCAGGGCAAGGTGACGATACGCTGGCACAGCACGCTGGACGAAGTGCTGGGCGACAAGACCGGCGTCACCGGCATGCGCATCAAGTCGACGCTCGACGGCAAGACCGAGGACGTCGCGCTCGCCGGCGTGTTCATCGCCATCGGCCACCAGCCGAATACGCAGCTGTTCGAAGGCCAGCTCGACATGGAAGGCGGCTACATCGTCACCCAGGCCGGCCGCAACGGCAATTTCACCGCGACCAGCATTCCGGGCGTGTTCGCCGCCGGCGACGTGCAGGACCACATCTACCGCCAGGCGGTCACCAGCGCCGGCACCGGCTGCATGGCGGCACTCGACGCCGAGCGCTATCTGGACAGCCTCGGTCTGGCCTGA